In the genome of Aspergillus flavus chromosome 8, complete sequence, one region contains:
- a CDS encoding protein cft1, producing the protein MQCYTELLPPTGVTHSLALPFISESANNLVVARTSRLQIFSLLDVGPRPGGIEEQGVPKLVLEREYALPGTVTDLCRVKLLNTKSGGEAILLAFRNAKLALIEWDPGRYGICTISIHYYERDDSTSSPWVPDLSSCGSILSVDPSSRCAVFNFGIRNLAILPFHQPGDDLVMDDYGELDDERLGSHGLESGTDCDMTKESIAHRAPYSSSFVLPLAALDPSILHPISLAFLYEYREPTFGILYSQVATSNALLHERKDVVFYTVFTLDLEQRASTTLLSVSRLPSDLFKVVALPPPVGGALLIGSNELVHVDQAGKTNAVGVNEFSRQVSSFSMTDQSDLALRLEGCIVERLSETNGDLLLVPTTGEIVLVKFRLDGRSVSGISVHPIPPHAGGDIVKSAASSSAFLGDKRVFLGSEDADSILLGWSVPSSGTKKPRPQARHTEEDSGGFSDEDQSEDDVYEDDLYATVPEVVVDGRRPSAESFGSSLYNFREYDRLLNIGPLKDIAFGRSFTSLGGEENAGNDSGLELVASQGWDRSGGLAVMKRGLELQVLNSMRTDLASCVWTASVAHMEEAVSKTTTQAENRECHQYVVVSKATSAEREQSEVFRVEGQELRPFRAPEFNPNEDVTIDIGTLIGKNRVVQILRSEVRSYDGDLGLAQIYPVWDEDTSEERMAISSSLVDPYVAILRDDSTLLLLQADDSGDLDEVELNEQIANSKWTSCCLYFDKTGIFSSISATSDELAQNSMTLFLMTQDCRLFIYRLPDQKLLAIIEGVDCLPPVLSSEPPKRSTTREVLTEIVVADLGDSWSSFPYLIIRSRHDDLAVYRPFISITKSVGEPHADLNFLKETNLVLPRITSGVEDQSSTEEVIKSVPLRIVSNISGFSAIFRPGVSPGFIVRTSTSSPHFLGLKGGYAQSLSKFQTSECGEGFILLDSKGVIHVCQMPLGVQLDYPWTIQQIPIGEQVDHLAYSSSSGMYVIGTSHRTEFKLPEDDELHPEWRNESMSHLLTSVQYAHNITVTSFFPEVQRSSLKVVSPKTWTVIDSYLLSPAEHVMAVKNMSLEISENTHERKDMIVVGTAFARGEDIASRGCVYVFEVIKVVPDPKRPEMDRKLRLVGKEPVKGAVTALSEIGGQGFLIVAQGQKCIVRGLKEDGSLLPVAFMDVQCHVSVVKELKGTGMCIIADAVKGLWFAGYSEEPYKMSLFAKDLDYLEVLAADFLPDGNKLFILVADSDCNLHVLQYDPEDPKSSNGDRLLSRSKFHTGNFISTLTLLPRTSVSSEQMISDVDAMDVDIKIPRHQMLITSQNGSVGLVTCVSEESYRRLSALQSQLTNTIEHPCGLNPRAFRAVESDGTAGRGMLDGKLLFQWLDMSKQRKVEIASRVGANEWEIKADFEAISGEGLGYL; encoded by the exons ATGCAGTGTTATACTGAGCTCTTGCCTCCTACTGGGGTCACTCACTCGTTGGCACTTCCTTTTATCTCTGAATCAGCGAACAACTTGGTGGTTGCTAGAACTTCTCGTCTTCAgatattttctttgcttgaTGTTGGCCCTCGACCTGGAGGCATCGAAGAACAAGGCGTCCCAAAGCTGGTCTTGGAAAGGGAATATGCTCTCCCAGGTACGGTAACAGATCTATGTCGAGTCAAACTCTTGAATACCAAGAGTGGCGGCGAAGCCATTTTGCTTGCCTTCCGAAATGCGAAACTTGCATTGATCGAATGGGACCCGGGGCGGTATGGCATCTGCACAATATCCATTCACTATTATGAACGGGATGATTCGACTAGTAGTCCGTGGGTACCTGATTTGAGCAGCTGCGGCAGCATCCTTAGTGTGGACCCAAGCAGTAGATGTGCGGTTTTCAACTTCGGGATCCGGAATCTCGCcatccttccttttcaccaACCGGGCGATGACCTGGTGATGGATGATTATGGCGAACTTGACGATGAGAGACTTGGCAGCCATGGATTAGAAAGTGGCACCGATTGTGATATGACTAAAGAAAGCATTGCGCACAGGGCGCCATACTCGTCTTCTTTTGTGCTCCCTTTGGCAGCTTTGGATCCATCAATACTGCACCCCATAAGTCTCGCTTTTTTATATGAATACAGGGAGCCGACATTTGGTATTTTGTATTCGCAGGTTGCTACATCTAATGCGCTTCTtcatgaaagaaaagatgttGTTTTCTATACCGTTTTCACACTGGACTTAGAGCAGCGAGCATCAACGACTCTACTTTCCGTGTCTAGATTGCCTAGTGATTTGTTTAAAGTGGTagcccttcctcctcctgtTGGAGGTGCCCTACTCATTGGGTCTAACGAGCTTGTTCACGTTGATCAGGCAGGGAAAACCAACGCAGTGGGTGTTAATGAGTTCTCTAGGCAGGTTTCGTCTTTCTCAATGACGGATCAATCGGACCTAGCACTTCGCCTTGAAGGCTGTATCGTCGAGCGTCTTTCTGAAACCAATGGAGACTTACTTTTGGTACCCACCACCGGAGAAATAGTCCTTGTCAAATTCAGGCTAGACGGCAGGTCGGTATCGGGCATCTCAGTTCACCCCATACCTCCCCATGCCGGCGGAGACATCGTGAAATCCGCTGCTTCGTCATCGGCTTTTCTTGGCGATAAGAGGGTTTTCTTAGGAAGTGAAGACGCCGATTCAATACTTCTGGGCTGGTCAGTTCCATCCTCGGGCACTAAGAAGCCCCGACCTCAAGCACGGCACACGGAAGAGGATTCTGGAGGATTTTCTGATGAAGACCagagtgaagatgatgtTTATGAAGATGATCTCTATGCTACGGTGCCAGAAGTTGTGGTAGACGGTCGTCGCCCCTCTGCAGAGTCGTTCGGCTCTAGCCTGTACAATTTTCGGGAGTACGACAGACTTTTGAATATTGGGCCTCTGAAAGATATTGCTTTCGGAAGGTCTTTCACAAGCCttggtggggaagaaaatgcCGGCAATGACTCGGGCCTGGAATTGGTAGCCTCCCAAGGGTGGGATAGAAGTGGTGGCCTGGCTGTTATGAAGCGTGGACTTGAGCTTCAAGTGCTCAATTCTATGAGAACAGACTTGGCCAGTTGTGTCTGGACAGCATCTGTAGCGCATATGGAAGAAGCCGTATCTAAGACCACCACGCAAGCTGAAAACCGAGAATGTCATCAATATGTTGTTGTCTCAAAAGCAACGAGTGCCGAGAGGGAACAATCTGAAGTTTTCAGGGTGGAAGGACAGGAACTGAGGCCATTCCGAGCCCCGGAATTCAATCCAAACGAGGATGTAACCATTGATATTGGGACGTTAATAGGCAAAAACAGAGTGGTTCAGATATTAAGAAGTGAAGTACGAAGCTATGATGGCG ACCTGGGCTTGGCTCAGATCTATCCTGTATGGGACGAAGATACTAGCGAAGAACGGATGGCCATCAGCTCCAGCCTTGTGGATCCGTACGTAGCGATACTTCGCGATGACTCAACATTATTGCTTCTCCAAGCAGATGATAGCGGAGATCTCGATGAAGTCGAATTGAATGAACAGATAGCAAATTCAAAATGGACCTCGTGCTGCTTGTATTTCGACAAAACTGGGATTTTTTCCTCCATCAGTGCAACCTCAGACGAGTTGGCTCAAAATAGCATGACCCTTTTCCTAATGACCCAGGATTGTCGTTTATTT ATATATCGGCTTCCCGATCAGAAACTATTAGCGATAATCGAAGGAGTCGATTGTTTGCCGCCCGTTCTGTCAAGTGAACCTCCGAAGCGGTCCACTACGCGCGAGGTCTTAACCGAAATTGTTGTTGCTGACCTCGGAGACTCCTGGAGCAGCTTTCCTTACTTAATT ATACGCAGCAGACATGATGACCTTGCCGTATACAGACCGTTTATCTCCATTACAAAGTCTGTAGGCGAACCCCACGCTGACTTAAATTTCCTAAAAGAGACAAATTTGGTTTTGCCAAGGATAACCTCCGGTGTTGAAGATCAGTCGTCAACTGAGGAGGTAATAAAAAGCGTACCACTGCGCATAGTATCCAACATTTCAGGATTCAGCGCAATATTCAGGCCAGGTGTTTCACCAGGCTTTATAGTCAGAACTTCGACAAGCTCTCCACATTTTCTGGGCCTTAAAGGAGGATATGCGCAGAGTCTTAGCAAGTTTCAAACTTCCGAATGTGGTGAAGGCTTTATTCTCCTGGATTCAAAG GGTGTCATTCATGTGTGTCAAATGCCACTTGGTGTTCAGCTAGACTATCCGTGGACAATACAGCAGATACCTATTGGAGAGCAAGTTGACCACCTAGCCtactcttcgtcatctgggATGTACGTCATAGGAACTTCTCATAGGACTGAATTTAAGTTacctgaagatgatgagttACATCCTGAGTGGCGTAATGAAAGTATGTCTCACCTGTTGACATCTGTGCAGTATGCTCACAATATTACAGTGACCTCGTTCTTTCCGGAAGTGCAGCGAAGCTCTCTAAAGGTCGTGAGCCCGAAAACGTGGACCGTCATCGATAG CTATCTATTGAGCCCCGCCGAGCATGTGATGGCGGTAAAAAACATGAGTCTTGAGATCTCTGAGAACACACATGAGCGTAAGGATATGATCGTTGTGGGAACGGCATTTGCAAGAGGTGAAGACATTGCGTCGCGTGGCTGTGTGTACGTCTTTGAAGTCATCAAGGTCGTCCCTGATCCTAAGAGGCCGGAGATGGACCGTAAATTGAGACTCGTAGGCAAAGAGCCGGTTAAAGGAGCAGTAACCGCCTTGTCTGAAATCGGTGGCCAGGGCTTTCTGATAGTCGCACAGGGACAGAAATGCATTGTCAGAGGCCTGAAAGAAGATGGTAGCCTTCTCCCTGTTGCTTTCATGGACGTACAGTGCCATGTTAGCGTGGTAAAAGAGCTAAAGGGCACAGGAATGTGCATCATCGCTGATGCTGTGAAAGGGCTCTGGTTTGCGGGCTACTCG GAAGAGCCTTATAAAATGAGCCTTTTTGCAAAGGATCTGGATTATCTCGAGGTCTTAGCAGCAGATTTTCTTCCAGATGGCAACAAGTTATTCATTCTCGTTGCTGACAGTGACTGCAACCTTCATGTGCTCCAATATGACCCTGAAG ATCCAAAATCGTCCAACGGCGACAGACTGCTGAGTCGTAGCAAATTCCATACAGGCAACTTCATCTCGACGTTGACGCTCTTGCCGCGTACTTCAGTCTCTTCCGAGCAAATGATCTCCGACGTTGATGCGATGGACGTTGACATCAAAATACCACGTCATCAGATGCTCATTACGTCCCAGAACGGATCTGTTGGCCTCGTCACATGCGTTTCCGAAGAGTCCTATCGTCGATTATCCGCTTTGCAGTCTCAGCTGACAAATACCATTGAGCATCCATGTGGTCTCAACCCTCGAGCTTTTCGGGCAGTGGAAAGTGACGGCACTGCAGGCAGAGGAATGCTCGATGGAAAGCTTCTCTTCCAGTGGCTGGACATGAGCAAACAACGCAAGGTGGAAATAGCCAGTCGTGTTGGAGCAAATGAATGGGAGATCAAAGCAGATTTTGAGGCTATTAGCGGTGAAGGGCTTGGGTATTTGTAA